A segment of the Solanum lycopersicum chromosome 9, SLM_r2.1 genome:
GTAGAGCTCGAGCTTTGATGGGCAGAATTATCAGATATTTGTGTTGACGGAAAATAGTACGGATATCTGATAAAATAGTTGAACTGCACGCAAACAGACCTGAACATAGAAGGCTAAGTATGCTAGTGATCAAGTATTAATTTCAGCTATAATGTCAAGAATAGGCTTCCATCCTTTACCATTAGCTATTGTACTTTCTTCAACAATAGTTGTACTCTTGATCATATCATCAACTTTGATTATTCCACCTTCACTACTACTCAACAATTCTTGCAACTCTTTCTTTGAAATGACAATTTTAACCCTAATAACCTCTTTCTtttggtgatgatgatgatcatgatTAGCTTCTAATAATTCAACTTGATGATCATTTGCACACTTAACCTTCTCATCATTTACTAATTGATCATCATTTGCAAACTTGACCTTctttttcacttgatcatttGCAAACTTGACCTTTTTTTTGGCTGATTTTGGCTTTGGTAAACTTGgcaaaagataataaatttgg
Coding sequences within it:
- the LOC101255524 gene encoding uncharacterized protein, producing the protein MGNCIVLQEKVVKVMKTDGKILEYKAPIKVHQILSQFSNHVISNSHQVIENQHLQPNDELLGGQIYYLLPSLPKPKSAKKKVKFANDQVKKKVKFANDDQLVNDEKVKCANDHQVELLEANHDHHHHQKKEVIRVKIVISKKELQELLSSSEGGIIKVDDMIKSTTIVEESTIANGKGWKPILDIIAEINT